The Geobacter sp. AOG2 genome includes a window with the following:
- a CDS encoding TetR/AcrR family transcriptional regulator, with amino-acid sequence MSCKRDDIFNAARKLIAECGFHGASVAMIAERAGVGAGTIYLYFKSKDVLINELYQDIEKRVSAFILNGYPGTGPIRERFIHLGTRLLTYFIANPLDFRYVEQFYYSPYGVAFRRDRIMGEPGKHTVYNELFEQGVSQQVLRNLPFFVIDSLAFGPLLAVARDHILGFITLDDHLLEEVVVASWDSIKR; translated from the coding sequence ATGTCTTGCAAGCGTGACGATATTTTTAATGCAGCACGTAAACTCATCGCCGAGTGCGGTTTCCATGGGGCCTCCGTAGCCATGATCGCCGAGCGGGCAGGGGTCGGGGCAGGTACGATCTATCTCTATTTCAAGAGTAAAGACGTTCTCATCAACGAGCTGTATCAGGATATCGAAAAGCGGGTGTCGGCCTTCATTCTCAATGGGTACCCAGGGACAGGTCCCATCCGGGAGCGGTTCATTCATCTCGGGACGCGGCTTCTCACCTACTTCATCGCCAATCCCCTCGATTTCCGCTATGTGGAGCAATTTTACTACTCTCCTTATGGCGTGGCCTTTCGCAGGGACAGGATTATGGGCGAACCGGGCAAGCATACCGTGTATAACGAGCTGTTCGAACAGGGGGTCAGCCAGCAGGTATTACGGAATCTTCCGTTTTTCGTCATCGACTCCCTGGCGTTTGGTCCTTTGCTCGCGGTGGCCCGCGATCATATTCTGGGGTTCATCACGCTGGACGATCATCTTCTGGAAGAGGTTGTTGTCGCCAGTTGGGATTCCATAAAGCGGTAA
- a CDS encoding efflux RND transporter permease subunit — protein sequence MPRFFINRPIFAWVIAILVMLAGLLSIKSLPVSQYPAIAPPQIAINATYPGASAQTVQDTVTQVIEQKLNGIDNLIYMASTSDSAGAVSITLTFKAGTDPNIAQVQVQNKLQLATPLLPQIVQKQGIAVVKSTRNFLLIIGLASEDGSMDRNALTDYMVSNLQDIISRLEGVGELQLFGTQNAMRIWLNPTKLNNYHLTSNEVSAALQAQNVQVSAGQFGGTPAVQGQQLNATITARTLLRTPEQFDAIVLRTNSDGSTVKLKDVAETKIGTESYDITSYYNGKPMGGMAIRLAAGANALDTGNRVKAKMAELSKYFPAGMKVVYPYDTTPFVKISIEEVVRTLFEAVCLVFIIMFLFLQNIRATLIPTIAVPVVLLGTMGVLAACGFSINTLTMFALVIVIGLLVDDAIVVVENVERIMTEEGLPPKEATIKSMGQITSALWGIATVLTAVFLPMAFFGGSTGVIYRQFSITIISAMILSVMVAMILTPALCATLLKPVAKGHHAGETGWFAWFFRHFNRTFEFCRSKYEGIVGRSFGKPVRYLLVYGTIVAGMVFFFMRLPTSFLPDEDQGFLICQVQLPAGATQARTEQMMRQVERHFLQDEAKTVEGVISITGFSFAGRGQNMGLAFVKLKDWKVRKSTDLKAPAIAGRAMKAFSQFRDGMAFAFAPPAVLELGVANGFDFQLQDRGGLGHEKLMEARNQLLGMGGKNPKLVAVRPNGQDDSPQFKLDIDDVRAGAQGVSLADINNVLATAWGSTYVNDFIENGRVKKVYLQSDARYRMVPEDINRWYVSNKNGDMVPFSAFATARWQYGSPRLERYNGIPSVEIQGQAAPGISTGEAMSEMEKMAAQLPTGIGYEWTGLSYEEKNAGAQAPALYAISLLVVFLAVAALYESWTIPFVNLLMLPLGLVGAVTAVTLRALPNDVYLQIGLLTTVGLSTKNAILIIQFIKDQMHQGHELVDATLAAVKIRLRPVIMTSLAFFFGTLPLALTRGAGAGAQNAIGTAVTGGLLSSTFIDLIFIPFFFVLVSRLFAKKQRQLAPVEPDVVTTPPEVH from the coding sequence ATGCCTCGTTTTTTCATCAATCGCCCGATCTTTGCCTGGGTGATCGCCATTCTGGTCATGCTGGCGGGCCTCCTGTCGATCAAGAGTCTGCCGGTTTCCCAATATCCGGCGATCGCGCCGCCGCAGATCGCCATCAACGCCACCTATCCGGGGGCCTCGGCCCAGACGGTACAGGATACGGTCACCCAGGTCATTGAACAGAAGCTGAACGGTATCGATAACCTGATCTATATGGCGTCCACCAGCGACTCGGCAGGGGCCGTGTCCATCACCCTGACCTTCAAGGCCGGTACCGACCCGAACATCGCCCAGGTCCAGGTGCAGAACAAACTGCAACTGGCTACGCCGCTCCTGCCACAGATCGTTCAGAAGCAAGGCATAGCGGTCGTAAAATCCACCCGGAACTTCCTGCTGATCATCGGGCTGGCATCGGAAGACGGCTCCATGGACCGCAACGCCCTGACCGACTACATGGTGTCCAATCTTCAGGATATCATCAGCCGCTTGGAAGGCGTGGGGGAATTGCAGCTCTTCGGCACCCAGAACGCCATGCGGATCTGGTTGAATCCGACCAAGCTGAATAACTATCATCTGACCTCCAACGAGGTGTCAGCAGCACTTCAGGCCCAGAACGTCCAGGTCTCTGCCGGACAGTTCGGCGGAACCCCGGCCGTGCAGGGGCAGCAGTTGAACGCCACCATCACCGCGCGCACGCTGCTCCGGACTCCGGAGCAGTTCGACGCCATCGTCCTGCGCACCAATAGCGACGGCTCCACGGTCAAGCTCAAGGATGTGGCCGAAACCAAGATCGGCACAGAAAGCTATGACATCACGTCCTACTACAACGGAAAACCGATGGGAGGCATGGCAATACGGCTGGCGGCAGGCGCCAACGCCCTGGATACCGGCAACCGGGTCAAGGCCAAGATGGCAGAGCTGTCCAAATATTTCCCTGCCGGCATGAAGGTGGTCTATCCCTACGACACCACCCCGTTTGTCAAGATCTCCATCGAAGAGGTGGTCCGTACCCTGTTTGAGGCGGTTTGCCTGGTCTTTATCATCATGTTCCTTTTCTTGCAGAACATCCGGGCCACCCTGATTCCCACCATTGCCGTGCCGGTGGTGTTGTTGGGCACCATGGGGGTACTGGCGGCCTGCGGCTTCTCCATCAACACCCTGACCATGTTTGCCTTGGTCATTGTCATAGGCCTGTTGGTTGACGACGCGATTGTTGTCGTGGAGAACGTGGAACGGATCATGACCGAGGAAGGGTTGCCTCCCAAGGAGGCGACCATCAAGTCCATGGGGCAGATCACCAGCGCCCTGTGGGGCATCGCCACCGTTCTGACGGCGGTCTTTCTCCCCATGGCCTTCTTCGGCGGTTCCACCGGTGTCATCTACCGCCAATTCTCCATCACCATCATCTCCGCCATGATCCTCTCGGTCATGGTGGCCATGATCCTGACCCCGGCTCTCTGCGCCACCCTGCTTAAGCCGGTGGCAAAGGGGCATCATGCCGGTGAGACCGGTTGGTTTGCCTGGTTCTTCCGCCACTTCAATCGGACGTTTGAATTCTGCCGGAGCAAGTATGAAGGGATCGTCGGCCGTTCCTTCGGCAAGCCGGTGCGCTACCTGCTGGTATACGGAACCATCGTCGCCGGCATGGTGTTCTTTTTTATGCGGCTTCCCACGTCGTTCCTTCCCGATGAGGATCAGGGATTCCTCATCTGCCAGGTTCAACTGCCCGCCGGGGCTACCCAGGCGCGGACCGAGCAGATGATGCGGCAGGTGGAGCGGCATTTCCTCCAGGATGAGGCCAAGACCGTGGAAGGTGTCATCTCCATCACCGGGTTCAGTTTTGCCGGCCGCGGCCAGAACATGGGGCTGGCCTTTGTGAAGCTCAAGGACTGGAAGGTGCGCAAGAGCACGGACCTGAAGGCGCCGGCCATTGCCGGCCGCGCCATGAAGGCGTTCTCTCAATTCCGCGATGGCATGGCATTCGCCTTTGCCCCACCGGCGGTTCTGGAACTGGGTGTGGCGAACGGCTTCGACTTCCAGTTGCAGGATCGTGGCGGCCTGGGGCATGAAAAGCTGATGGAGGCCCGCAACCAGTTGCTGGGCATGGGCGGGAAGAATCCGAAACTGGTTGCGGTGCGCCCCAACGGCCAGGATGATTCTCCCCAGTTCAAGCTGGATATCGATGATGTGCGGGCCGGCGCCCAAGGGGTGTCGCTGGCGGACATCAACAACGTGCTGGCCACCGCCTGGGGGAGTACCTACGTTAACGACTTCATCGAAAACGGCCGCGTCAAGAAGGTCTACCTCCAGTCGGATGCCCGGTATCGCATGGTGCCGGAGGATATCAACAGATGGTATGTCAGCAATAAGAACGGTGATATGGTGCCCTTTTCCGCCTTTGCCACCGCTCGCTGGCAGTACGGTTCACCCAGGCTGGAACGGTATAACGGCATTCCGTCCGTGGAAATCCAGGGACAGGCCGCCCCGGGGATAAGCACCGGCGAAGCCATGTCCGAGATGGAGAAGATGGCGGCTCAACTGCCGACCGGGATCGGCTACGAATGGACCGGTCTCTCCTACGAGGAAAAAAATGCCGGCGCCCAGGCACCGGCGCTCTACGCCATCTCGCTTCTGGTAGTGTTTCTCGCCGTGGCGGCGTTGTACGAGAGCTGGACCATCCCCTTCGTCAACCTGCTGATGCTGCCGCTCGGTCTTGTGGGGGCGGTTACGGCGGTTACGTTGCGGGCGCTGCCCAACGACGTCTACCTCCAGATCGGTTTGCTTACCACCGTAGGACTTTCCACCAAGAATGCCATTCTGATCATCCAGTTCATCAAGGATCAGATGCACCAGGGGCATGAACTGGTCGATGCCACCCTGGCGGCGGTAAAGATCCGGCTTAGGCCGGTCATCATGACGTCACTGGCGTTCTTCTTCGGCACATTGCCGCTGGCCTTAACCCGCGGCGCCGGGGCCGGAGCCCAGAACGCCATAGGTACCGCCGTTACCGGCGGGCTCTTGTCGTCCACCTTCATTGACTTGATCTTTATTCCGTTTTTCTTTGTCCTGGTCTCCCGTCTGTTCGCGAAGAAGCAGCGCCAACTTGCGCCTGTAGAACCTGACGTTGTGACCACCCCCCCGGAGGTGCATTGA
- a CDS encoding NAD(P)H-binding protein: MARKKNVILITGATGFIGRRLVKELLAQGLNVRCMVRGAGTGIPGAAEVVRADMLVPSSLARALEGVDSVYYLVHSMAGGRAGFEQRDREAAGNLVRAAEKAGVRRVIYLGGLGETGDNLSEHLKSRREVAGILTSGHFATTVLRAAVIIGAGGASFEMVRALVERLPVMITPRWVSTRCQPIAVDDVIAYLTGCLADERTAGRIFDIGGPEVLTYREMMERFARIEGKTLHILPVPVLTPKLSSYWVGLITPVRPSVSMPLIEGLSNEVVCREHAIRELIPLRLTPYDEAVRRALAGTGP; the protein is encoded by the coding sequence ATGGCCAGGAAGAAAAACGTCATCCTCATTACCGGTGCGACCGGGTTCATCGGCCGTCGGCTTGTCAAGGAGCTGCTGGCTCAGGGGCTCAACGTGCGCTGCATGGTACGGGGGGCGGGCACGGGAATTCCCGGGGCCGCCGAGGTCGTGCGGGCCGATATGCTGGTGCCGTCGTCACTGGCACGGGCTCTGGAAGGGGTCGACAGCGTCTATTACCTGGTGCACTCCATGGCGGGCGGCCGAGCCGGTTTCGAACAGCGCGACCGGGAAGCGGCGGGTAATTTGGTGCGGGCTGCCGAAAAGGCCGGTGTGCGGCGGGTGATCTATCTGGGCGGGTTGGGGGAAACCGGCGATAACCTGTCGGAACACCTCAAGAGCCGGCGGGAGGTAGCCGGGATCCTCACCTCCGGGCATTTTGCCACGACCGTTCTGCGGGCCGCCGTAATCATCGGGGCGGGCGGCGCCTCATTCGAAATGGTCCGGGCCCTGGTGGAACGCTTGCCGGTGATGATTACCCCGCGGTGGGTTTCGACCCGCTGTCAGCCCATCGCCGTGGACGACGTGATCGCCTACCTGACCGGCTGTCTGGCGGATGAACGCACTGCAGGAAGGATCTTCGACATCGGCGGCCCCGAGGTACTGACCTACCGGGAGATGATGGAGCGTTTTGCCCGCATTGAGGGGAAAACCCTCCATATCCTGCCGGTGCCGGTGTTGACCCCCAAGCTTTCGTCCTACTGGGTCGGACTGATTACGCCGGTGCGGCCGTCGGTTTCCATGCCGCTCATCGAAGGGCTGAGCAACGAGGTGGTCTGCCGCGAACACGCCATTCGCGAACTGATTCCACTGCGGCTCACCCCCTACGACGAGGCGGTACGCCGGGCGTTGGCCGGAACCGGGCCGTAA
- a CDS encoding efflux RND transporter periplasmic adaptor subunit, translating to MQSKFRILLVSAMGAFVGGLLLTGCGKKQAAAPKAGPPEVGVVVIQPQRVSLTTELPGRTSAHLIAEVRPQVSGIIQKRVFTEGSDVKAGQVLYQIDPASYQAAYASAKAALAKAEASLASVRLKAERYKELVKIKAVSQQDYDDAYAALKQGEADVASNKAAVETARINLAYTKVTAPISGRIGRSTVTDGALVTGNQATALATIQQLGSMYVDVTQSSADLLRLKQSLASGLLKNSATTQARVKLVLEDGSAYPLPGTLKFSEVTVDQSTGSVTLRAVFPNPKQTLLPGMFVRAILEEGVNESAILVPQRGVSRNQKGDATVMVVGAEEKVEPRIITVARTIGDNWLVSGGLKAGDRVILEGTQKARPGTPVKAVPFDSKPAAAPAGTPQPAAAKK from the coding sequence ATGCAAAGCAAGTTCAGAATTCTACTGGTAAGCGCTATGGGAGCGTTTGTTGGCGGGCTGCTGCTTACGGGCTGCGGGAAAAAGCAGGCAGCAGCACCGAAAGCCGGTCCCCCCGAAGTGGGTGTGGTGGTCATCCAACCTCAACGCGTCTCCCTGACGACGGAATTGCCGGGACGCACCTCAGCCCACCTGATCGCCGAGGTACGTCCCCAAGTCAGTGGGATCATCCAGAAGCGGGTCTTCACCGAAGGAAGCGATGTCAAGGCCGGCCAAGTGCTCTACCAGATTGACCCGGCGAGCTATCAGGCGGCCTACGCCAGCGCCAAGGCGGCCCTTGCCAAGGCGGAAGCCAGTCTCGCAAGCGTCCGGCTGAAGGCCGAACGTTACAAGGAGTTGGTGAAGATCAAGGCGGTCAGCCAGCAGGACTATGACGACGCCTATGCCGCGCTCAAGCAAGGCGAGGCTGATGTGGCCTCCAATAAGGCCGCAGTGGAAACCGCCCGCATCAATCTGGCTTATACCAAGGTAACCGCTCCCATCTCCGGGCGCATCGGCCGTTCGACCGTAACCGACGGTGCACTGGTGACCGGCAACCAGGCCACGGCGCTGGCCACGATTCAGCAACTTGGTTCCATGTATGTGGATGTCACTCAGTCCAGCGCCGATCTGTTGCGCCTTAAACAGAGTCTGGCCAGCGGCCTGCTGAAAAACAGCGCGACGACCCAGGCCCGGGTCAAACTGGTATTGGAGGACGGCAGCGCCTATCCGTTGCCGGGCACCTTGAAATTTTCAGAGGTCACCGTGGATCAGAGCACCGGTTCCGTTACCCTGCGGGCGGTGTTCCCGAACCCGAAACAAACCCTGCTGCCGGGCATGTTCGTCCGTGCGATTCTGGAAGAGGGGGTCAATGAGAGCGCCATCCTGGTCCCGCAGCGCGGCGTGAGCCGTAATCAGAAAGGCGACGCCACGGTAATGGTGGTCGGGGCGGAGGAAAAGGTGGAGCCACGGATCATCACGGTTGCCCGGACTATCGGCGACAACTGGCTGGTCAGCGGCGGACTCAAGGCAGGAGACCGCGTCATTCTGGAAGGGACACAGAAGGCCCGCCCGGGAACGCCGGTCAAGGCTGTTCCATTCGACAGCAAGCCTGCCGCGGCTCCCGCCGGAACGCCCCAACCCGCTGCCGCCAAAAAATAA
- the adeC gene encoding AdeC/AdeK/OprM family multidrug efflux complex outer membrane factor, producing the protein MKPVKRSTAALCLPLGALLYLTGCTTMAPTYARPESPAPAAWPSGPAYKNGEAKPGGQAAAEIPWRDFFQDDNLRKVIDLALANNRDLRVAALTIEKYQAMYQIQRAELFPTVNASGSATVQRYPASVSSSGNAYIARSYSVNLGFSSYELDFFGRVRSLKDQALEQFLATEQARTSTQISLVAEVAGSYLTLAADREHLQLVKDTLASQQASYDLIKRRFELGASSELDLRQAQTSVDTARADMAKYTALVAQDENGLTLLVGSPVPAGLLPSKLGTAAMLKDIGPGVPSEVLQRRPDILQAESQLKGANANIGAARAAFFPRISLTASAGTTSDQLANLFTAGSAAWAFAPQISLPIFDAGANRANLEVAKVDKAIYVAQYEKAIQTAFREVADALAERGTLGDQLAAQQSLVEATSVSYNLSEARYKNGIDSYLSVLDSQRAQYSAQQNLISVSLSRLTNMVTLYKVLGGGGI; encoded by the coding sequence ATGAAACCTGTAAAGCGTAGTACGGCAGCTCTCTGCCTCCCTCTGGGTGCGTTGCTTTACCTCACCGGCTGTACGACCATGGCTCCTACCTATGCACGCCCCGAATCTCCCGCCCCGGCCGCCTGGCCGAGCGGCCCGGCCTACAAAAACGGCGAAGCCAAGCCGGGCGGCCAAGCGGCCGCCGAGATTCCCTGGCGGGATTTCTTCCAGGACGATAACCTTAGGAAGGTCATCGACCTGGCGCTTGCCAATAACCGCGATCTTCGGGTTGCCGCGCTTACCATCGAGAAATATCAGGCCATGTACCAGATTCAGCGGGCCGAACTGTTCCCGACGGTCAACGCCTCCGGCAGCGCCACGGTCCAGCGCTACCCGGCAAGTGTTTCGAGTTCCGGAAACGCCTATATTGCCCGCTCATATAGTGTCAACCTCGGCTTCAGCTCCTATGAGCTGGACTTCTTCGGCCGCGTGCGAAGCCTCAAGGATCAGGCGTTGGAGCAATTCCTGGCCACGGAGCAGGCGCGGACCAGCACCCAGATCAGTTTGGTGGCCGAAGTCGCCGGCAGTTATCTGACCCTCGCCGCAGACCGTGAACATCTGCAACTCGTGAAGGACACGCTTGCCAGCCAGCAGGCCTCCTACGATCTGATCAAGCGCCGCTTTGAACTGGGTGCTTCCTCGGAACTCGACCTGCGCCAAGCCCAGACCAGCGTCGATACGGCGCGGGCGGATATGGCAAAGTACACCGCCCTGGTTGCTCAGGATGAGAACGGTTTGACGTTGCTGGTTGGTTCGCCGGTTCCGGCGGGGTTGCTCCCGTCCAAGCTCGGCACGGCTGCCATGCTGAAGGATATCGGCCCAGGGGTACCGTCAGAGGTGTTGCAACGGCGTCCCGACATCCTCCAGGCCGAGAGTCAGCTCAAGGGGGCCAACGCCAATATTGGCGCCGCCCGCGCCGCCTTTTTTCCGCGCATTTCCCTGACCGCCTCCGCCGGCACCACCAGCGACCAGCTTGCCAATCTCTTTACAGCCGGTTCGGCGGCTTGGGCCTTTGCTCCCCAGATATCCCTGCCGATCTTTGACGCGGGAGCAAATCGCGCCAATCTGGAGGTGGCAAAGGTAGATAAGGCGATTTACGTGGCCCAGTATGAAAAGGCGATCCAGACCGCATTCAGAGAGGTGGCCGACGCCCTTGCGGAGCGCGGGACCCTGGGCGACCAGTTGGCAGCCCAGCAGTCGTTGGTCGAGGCTACCTCCGTGAGTTACAACCTGTCCGAGGCCCGTTATAAAAACGGGATCGACAGCTATCTGAGCGTCCTTGATTCCCAGCGTGCCCAGTACTCGGCCCAGCAAAATCTGATCAGCGTCAGCCTCTCGCGGCTCACGAATATGGTAACGCTCTACAAGGTGCTTGGCGGCGGCGGAATATAG
- the elbB gene encoding isoprenoid biosynthesis glyoxalase ElbB encodes MKKIGVVLSGCGVRDGSEIHEAVFALLAIDRNGAEAVCMAPNADFPETNHLTMQETGNKRNALVEAARIARGNIRDIAEVKAADLDAVVFPGGFGAVKNLCDFAAKGAGAAVHPEVARLLREMSAAGKPIGAICIAPAVVATVLGKDKGPTLTIGNDPSTAAEIEKTGARHQECPVTEFVVDRTNKIVSTPAYMLAHRISEAYQGIDKCVKEVIALI; translated from the coding sequence ATGAAAAAGATCGGCGTGGTGCTTTCGGGCTGCGGTGTGCGGGATGGCAGCGAGATTCATGAGGCGGTCTTTGCGCTTTTGGCCATTGACCGGAACGGGGCCGAGGCGGTCTGCATGGCGCCCAATGCCGATTTTCCCGAAACCAATCACCTGACCATGCAGGAAACGGGAAACAAGCGTAATGCACTGGTTGAAGCCGCCCGTATTGCCCGGGGCAACATCCGCGACATCGCGGAGGTAAAGGCGGCCGACCTGGATGCCGTTGTCTTTCCCGGCGGATTCGGTGCTGTCAAGAATCTGTGCGATTTTGCCGCCAAGGGGGCCGGCGCCGCGGTGCATCCCGAGGTGGCCCGCCTGCTCAGGGAGATGTCGGCGGCCGGCAAGCCTATCGGCGCCATCTGCATTGCCCCGGCTGTCGTGGCGACGGTACTGGGCAAAGATAAAGGGCCGACCCTGACCATCGGCAACGATCCGAGCACGGCGGCGGAGATAGAAAAGACCGGCGCCAGGCATCAGGAGTGCCCGGTCACCGAATTCGTCGTGGACCGCACGAACAAAATCGTTTCCACCCCGGCCTACATGCTGGCGCACCGTATCTCCGAAGCGTACCAGGGGATCGACAAATGCGTGAAGGAAGTGATTGCATTGATTTGA
- a CDS encoding M48 family metallopeptidase: MKLILLILFALVTAFTYWLRHINLRHLKRYGSAVPAGFEGSIDEEKLRTSTAYTFDSSRLGLWESLFDNGLLILFLFCGLIGLYDHFVMGLGSGFIASAILYFLILTWAQTLLGIPFDLYGTFRIETRYGFNTTTPRLWLMDFLKSQTIGTLLLAFLVGVAFWLIQWSPQRWWLWVWAFMALFSLFMMFISPYVIEPLFNKFEPVTEEGLEAEIRVMMEKAGLRVGRVMQMDASRRSRHSNAYFTGIGKVKRIVLFDTLIRQMSHGEIVAVLAHEIGHWKKGHIWKRLLTAELLAFGGAWLSFRLLAWPGLPALLGLPGNLSLPARMVILGFIGSLVMFPLTPLSAWRSRCHEREADRFASDLTGRPQDLASALVKLSVENLSNLFPHPWYAGFYYSHPPAVERVRSLRELVSETGSRELPS, from the coding sequence ATGAAACTGATCCTGCTCATCCTGTTCGCCCTGGTCACCGCCTTTACCTACTGGTTACGCCATATCAACCTGCGCCACCTGAAGCGCTACGGCTCGGCCGTGCCTGCGGGGTTCGAGGGGAGCATCGACGAAGAGAAGCTTCGCACGAGCACCGCCTACACCTTCGACAGCAGCCGGCTCGGGCTGTGGGAGTCGCTCTTCGACAACGGGCTTTTGATCCTGTTCCTGTTCTGCGGCCTGATAGGGCTCTATGACCATTTTGTCATGGGGCTCGGCAGTGGATTCATCGCCTCGGCCATCCTCTATTTTCTCATTCTGACCTGGGCGCAGACCCTTCTGGGCATCCCCTTCGATCTGTACGGGACCTTTCGCATTGAGACGCGCTACGGTTTCAATACGACCACGCCCAGGTTGTGGCTCATGGATTTTCTCAAGTCCCAAACCATTGGTACGCTGCTATTGGCCTTCCTGGTCGGTGTGGCCTTCTGGCTCATCCAATGGAGCCCGCAGCGTTGGTGGCTCTGGGTGTGGGCCTTCATGGCCCTGTTCAGCCTGTTCATGATGTTTATCTCCCCCTATGTGATCGAGCCGCTTTTCAACAAGTTCGAGCCGGTAACCGAGGAGGGGCTGGAGGCGGAGATCCGTGTCATGATGGAGAAGGCCGGCCTGAGGGTAGGGCGGGTGATGCAGATGGACGCCTCCCGGCGCAGCAGGCATTCCAACGCCTATTTCACCGGTATCGGCAAGGTCAAGCGCATCGTGCTGTTCGACACGCTCATCAGGCAGATGAGCCACGGCGAGATCGTGGCGGTGCTGGCCCACGAAATAGGCCACTGGAAGAAGGGTCATATCTGGAAAAGGTTGCTGACAGCCGAGCTGCTTGCATTTGGCGGGGCATGGCTCAGTTTCAGGCTGCTCGCCTGGCCCGGCCTGCCCGCCCTTCTCGGGCTGCCGGGGAATCTGTCGCTCCCGGCGCGCATGGTCATCCTTGGCTTTATCGGTTCATTGGTTATGTTCCCCCTGACCCCGCTTTCGGCATGGCGTTCACGTTGTCACGAACGGGAAGCCGACCGTTTCGCTTCCGACCTGACCGGCCGCCCGCAGGACCTTGCCTCGGCCCTGGTCAAACTGTCGGTCGAGAACCTCTCCAATCTTTTTCCTCATCCCTGGTATGCCGGTTTCTACTATTCCCATCCGCCGGCTGTGGAGAGGGTGCGGTCACTGCGTGAACTGGTCTCCGAAACCGGGAGCCGGGAACTGCCCTCTTGA